The segment GATCTTGGGGCGCGGGGCTACGTAACGTGGGTGGCGGAGGGCTACAGAGGGGCAGCGCAACGATTCATCTTCGGGTCGTGGGGGCAGAGGATGAGCCTTAATCCATACAAAGTTGATATGGAATTTCCTTGGTACAGGAGATGACTGGTGAGACAATATACGAACGCTCTCTAGGATTTCTACGTCTATGCGTTTTGCTTTACTATGCTATTTGTTGTGTCAATTCTCTTCTCGTTTTCTTCTCCGCTGAAGGACCTCTTGGTTTGATTTTTTGTGGGTCGCACGACTTGTGTGCTGACTCTCCTTCGAAAATGGGCTGTCGGTGATGAGTATCATGCTTGTATATAGTTCAGTTCTTGATTTGTGAATAGACATTACTTTGTCCGGAAAGCTGCTCCTGCGCTGTTTTGTGGATGAATTCGGACCTCTGACTCCTTGGCTCCATGTATCCCATATTACTCTGAATTATTGAAACACATCACTGTATATCTATTCTTTCAATACGTACTATATTATCTGTTCTTGATACTCGCAAACCCCGAACCCGTCAGTTCAGAAATTGTGATTCTTGACAAACTCAAGAGTAAATTCAAAGACCTCACACCGATTTGATGCTTACTCTCTCAGCAAACCCGCATAATCATACGCCCATCATAATTAGATCATGAATATTGTGTCATAGTATGTGGTATTATGGTGCTTTAGGCGGGAAGTTTATAGATTACTGCTGAGACAGTAGGTAAAGTCACGTGATAATCATAGAGCGCTGATGAACATACACGTCAAAATCATTAGCACAATTTGCATATGCAACACCGGGCCAGCCTTATCAGAAATGGCAAGTCTCCTCACAATCTCAGCCGACAGGAAAAATATTCCAGGACTATCATCCCATTTATATATCTACTCGTCATTCACTGATCTGCTGTCCCTCGCCTAAAAACCATTCGCTTATGGAAAGCCATCTCTCGCTCTCTCGCTTCCACCAAGAAATGATAGACCATATTGGTAGAGCTAGTATGttaaaatagaaaaacaAGTTGTAAAACAAATTAAAGTATCATCATTTAGCATTTCTGATGAGGTTCTTAAGTTTAAAGTGCTCTCGTCGTACACAACTCGCCTTTACCGtgcttttgaagctttcgTTCCAGTCGGGCACTTTCGCTAGTCATGTCTGGATTTAAGTCCATTTCAGACAAACCAGCTTATTTTGGAATTTGTAAGCATCGTGAGAGGCTCAGGTGCTGGTCGAGCTTATTTTGAATGGCCCTTCTGGCTCGAAACTTTGGTGGAGGGAGGCTTGGTGGGAAAGAATGATGGGGATCTTCCATGGGTGATTCGAAGTTTTACTCGTGGAAGATCTCGCATGCCGCACTAAAGATTGGAATGTAAATACTTACAGATACCCAATCCGTGGACTTCATGTTTATAGCGCTTCAGGTCGCCTTTGTCTGCAATATTTGACCTAAGCAACTGGAACTGTGGTAATTTTGAGGTAGGCTATGTTTATTGAGGTGTTCCATGAAGTTTTGGTTAGTATTTATTAACGGAGTGAAGAACGCCTGGATCTAATGGTGATTTGGGtctttttgaagaatcaatGATGTTCTGACTGGGGTATGTGAAGCTGGTCGAGCTATCACTACTGCAAAGACCTCCTGGGCTCTGCGTGTCAAGCTTGCTATCAATGTGACTAACGAATTGGCCCCCCATGACCGATCCTCTGGTCAGGATAAATTAGTTGAATTACTGCAATGGCACGGCCTAGCAGATGAGGAAAGCGTAGGCCATTAGAAATGTTTTTAGGAAATGCTACTTATCATCTATGTGCTCGTTTGGAATATGAATCTCAGATACAAACGTATAAGAGATAATATCTGAACATGTCTATCCACTCATGATTGCCTATACGTCAACCAGCAGAATCAAACGACTAGACATATAACACTTTATTCAGAGACGAGTGTTCATCAGAACGTCAAGATGTAGCTCAATCTTCCATCTGATAGATAACAACTGATTCCCTTAATACAACTCGAAGCGCTTAGCGGCTACCAATCATAGCACTCGAGTTGGTTATGCACGGATATTTTGAGATTACACTAAACTCTTTATGGCACTGTCATCATTATGTAATCCCTCCTAAATTGACCAGAATCAATTATACACAACACTCAATACATCTCGCACCACAACTGACATTCTGGTTCGCATTTCAATGCCAATAAACAATTTCcgcaattcaatcaattaaattttaatccttgtatcaaatctcaattcaaATACTTCCCCGAAAATCTCAGCAACCACGTTGTCCAATACGCAAGGAGCCATCGACGGTCCGTCCGTTGGGCTAGATAATATTACAGAAGGAGAGCACGAATCGAAGTTGGAGGAAGAACTAGATCGTACTCATTCACCACCCCCTAGATACCCTATTTCAGAGCCATCGCATTCTACGCCTTCTTCACCACGACCCCCAcccttttcttccctttATACTTCAACTGCCGAAGCTGTCGAGGCTTACAAGGTTGCCGTCACTGAAGCAGGCGCATCTCTATCTACATCTCCTGCTGCTCCGGAATACGTACCTGTCGCGTCCGATCAAAGTCGACAAGCCCACGAAGCTTCTACTTCCTCAAGAAACGTCGAGGCGGAAACAAAAGCTGCACTACCGCAGGACACTAAAGGCGAATCCTCAAAGAAAGACGACGAAAACGAACCACCACCTGCATATTCGGAAGGTTCAAGTCCACTCGACGGATTCACATATCTGATGGCGGCCGCCGGAGGAGCTGCGAGTATTATTACTCAAGTGCAGCAAGGTGCAGCACCTATAAATACTCTCGGAGGTAGGGTTTGATTATCATCAATTGTTGGATGAATCAATTATTGACGCTCTCTAGATGTTGGCGCAGATGAGAACATCACCATGGACCTTCGGTATGCTATACATGATATATGAAACAATTGACCGCATCTACTAATCTCATAATTTAGGGGCACTCGGTTTACATTGTCTCGAGATGAACTTTTGACACTCCCAGAATTCgtccttctttctctctttcccaATGGTTTACTACCGGATGGCCATTTAAGTACCTACCACGAAGGGGATGCCTTCCAGGTTGATGTCCGTGATATTCCATTATTTATTCGCAATATACTGTCAAATTTAGACATGCATATAGCTGACCTTTTCTCTCAGTACGATCCTGCATCCTTACAATACATGCTTGAATTCTTTCGCAACGTGGCGCAAACCATTCCATCGGGTTCAAACTCACCAGGACCGGACGCAGACGCTGTACCAATTGAGCCAATGGCAGGATCCGCTAGGGAGATGTTACAAGATAGAGCCGGCATAATTGTTTTGAGGGAAGACTTGGACTTCTATGCAATTCCTCCTAGACCTGATATCGAACAACCGGAGATGATAGAGGTGAAGAGAGCGGCTGGGAAGGCACTGTTGAAACAAGATGGTATATTTTCTGGATTgagaagaagtgaagaaaCAGGTACAACGGAACAGCACttgattgagatgttgaCTGCCGggtatgtttgtttttgataataatgCCTATAGACATTCAACTAATACAAAAACAGAGGTTTCAACCATGACGATCATTGGGGTCATCGAGCAGGAGAACCAAACAAGGCTGTCATATGCAGTCTCGCATTAGCTCGTCTCCGAACTGATATCCGTGGCAACGAGATGGGTAGTAACGCCGTAGGTATGGCACAAAAGCTTCTGCTTTTCTGGAGAAAACCTGCAAGAAGATGTTGGTGGGAAGGTGTCGAACTGGAAAATGTAGAAGGTGTGGAGGGAAAATTAAAGGTGTGGATTCGAAGAGTGTGGACGTTGGAGATGAGTGTTATCGGCTTACGTTGATAatctcattctcaaaataatttCCTTTGTTTTCATACCCTACAATTTGTGTTTTTTCATACAGGGAGTATATTCAGTTTGGTTTCAGCAACATACATCCACTGGGCAATATTTAGTGGACAAAAAATGAATGACCGCGGTAATTCAATAGGCCGTTATCAAACAATGTGTTTGGCTGCTGAATTTTTTACATTTTCCTGTTGCTTCGCAGCATTATCTTTTTCCTTATAGCGATGCAGGTGTTCGATTCATTGGGGGAAAGGGCAGCTTGTGTATGGAATTAGCATAATTGTTTTCATCATACGATTTGGCATTGGTTTCATAGTTGTTTGCTGGTTGTGGCCCTTGTGGATGAAAATTGGTTGCGTAAATCTTGCATAAAGAAGATGACTAGTCGCATGAGAGGACGAGCAGGGTGGATGTGATCTGAGTAGTAGAGGGCGGGGTATTGGTGGGGAAAGAGAGGGGGAAGAAAACTGTACACGAATGAAGCAGATTGGTTGCAGTGAATCCGTAATATAGAAAAATGATACCTATTTAGTCGCAGTGCGAGCAGGTACAAACGCGTCTACTTCTCCATTAACATTACTGGCTGCACGTTTGTAATCTGTTGATTTGCTTCATAACATCGCCAGTATCTCACCTTGACATGATGAAATTAAAAGCTTCATTCATCACAAGGATGGATGGCATCAACCCCATTTATTTTCTCCCGTTCACAGTTTTAGGCAGAGTGAAGAGACATTGTGTCGACTGCATCATCCTATGATCAACCGTTTTCTAATCCTCGTAAGCTCAGAAATATAGAGGATTTTTGGGATAACGAGTAACTCTTTCAATCCGGAGAAATTTAGATATAGTATATTATTCTATCTATTCGTCCATCATGCAACAGTTACTGCCTTCCGTTTGGACTCTTCCAGCTTGGGAATTCCCATCGTTTACAAAGACAAATTGGATCGCCTGCCTTTCTTGATATACATTAAAAGAGGAATTGAGAGCCGTTTCTAATTTTCAAGCCTAGGTAATAACTTTGTTGTTCGCCTCGCTTTTGGTGGCCATGGTGGGAGAGACTGTGGGTGAAGTAGTAAATATGCAAGCATAGATCATATAGATCTATATATTCGAAGCCGTTAGGCCTTTGTCTCTCTTTCATTTGACGGACGAGACATTCAAGTTTCcctatcaaatcaatactCGAACGCATCCCCCGTCCCAGTCACCGCATTTACCATGTTGCTTTTCTAGATTTTCAAACTTGACACTTTCCTCCCTCTGAATATTCCATCTCCGCTTCCCTCTTCAAGATCATCCGTTCCACTCGGCTCACTTGGTCTTTTCTAGATCCCCCATGTTAGTCAGAACCTAAATCTCCATCATAGCGTTGCTCTTTACGTAGGATCTACCAAAAATATTCAACACCATACCTACAGGCGTGAACAATCTCCCCGACGAAACCACGCATTGGAATCTCATATGCTATCAGTGGTAGCTATTATGGATGGGGGAAAATATATACGGCAAACCGGTATTGGTGTTCAATCAGAGGGAAGAGATGGGCTAGCCGACGAATAGAGACGAGGCGGTTTCTCTGGCAAGAAAGGCGTGACTTGATTCTCGAAGAGCGGAAGAAAATACGATGTACAGAAAAATTCACAAACCACCACTGCAACTAACTAACACACATACCTCTTATATCGTCTACCAGAAATGCGATATCTAATCTACAGCCGCACACTCACACCCCCATCCGCGTTCCGGTTTCATTCCCACCCAATATCTCGGACGCGACAACTTCTTACAATCataaccacaaccacaaccaaaTCTAAACCCTCCATGCACCACCCCAAACCCACTGCGTTAAATGTGCGgcaattttcaatatcgCCGCAACATGTACAATCGCATCATCACACACAGTATCATTCAATATCCATCCTATTCTGCACCACACGAGGACGATtcccccatccccatccccatccccatctacATCATTTCCGCTCCACCGCGAAATATTA is part of the Botrytis cinerea B05.10 chromosome 1, complete sequence genome and harbors:
- the Bcwhi2 gene encoding Bcwhi2, translating into MAAAGGAASIITQVQQGAAPINTLGDVGADENITMDLRGTRFTLSRDELLTLPEFVLLSLFPNGLLPDGHLSTYHEGDAFQVDYDPASLQYMLEFFRNVAQTIPSGSNSPGPDADAVPIEPMAGSAREMLQDRAGIIVLREDLDFYAIPPRPDIEQPEMIEVKRAAGKALLKQDGIFSGLRRSEETGTTEQHLIEMLTAGGFNHDDHWGHRAGEPNKAVICSLALARLRTDIRGNEMGSNAVGMAQKLLLFWRKPARRCWWEGVELENVEGVEGKLKVWIRRVWTLEMSVIGLR